One stretch of Prosthecobacter debontii DNA includes these proteins:
- a CDS encoding CehA/McbA family metallohydrolase — MKKIALSLLLLSTASSSLRSAEVFEAALGREKELPGGKEADGIRGDFVLRNDKIEAVISHNAPNRRANMSTFYGEKGMSPGCLYDVTLRGAQNDQLVAYCPAGYGPVSYVRMMEGTPAGEAAVEAVTSAGINEGIYRRNEYRVKDGFQGVFITTTLRNETDQPQKVSTKAEMTRFNSKGETVEGIFWVDAVNPAHRCGYAISALETKGTDKWGGDIEIAPGKEVTATRFFAVGTSPAQAVGEALEAKGTKVGLVKGEVKSGQAPVTSVTVGVPFSKEPVPGYPDDEGRYSFKLPLRSMALKVTDLGRDDASVNVVVAEGETQAPSLSLPPAARLRFKITDEAGQPIPCKAHFAGLEGTPNPDLGPKERAAGCVDQYHSKNGDFVVQLNPGKYRVVVVRGPEYGHLTQEITIESNQESVFKGVLKRLVDTRGWISSDFHNHSTPSGDNVCDTDGRLINLAVENIEFAPTTEHNRFYDWEPWIRELGLTPFVKTVKGVELTGSRQHINAFPFEPVAYAQDGGAPVWNDDPRITALTLRRWQGERADRWIQFNHPDLSNMFVDRDGDGLADGGFVGVGEMIDGTESQNGPGTDILAEAPYKITRKAGSLAAKASLVREFVWRQLLNQGKRLVAVGVADAHAVYGNGVGSWRIYLPSSTDDPAKIDWAELAPRAKAGNIVLSTGPFLEVSTPDGKIAGDDVRATGGIDLKVRVQCTDWLDINRVQVLVNSRPDPKLNFTRESHPQMFQDGVVKFDQTIHVPLQEDAHLIVVAMHETLGMETCFGTSSYATMRPCAYNNPIYVDVDGGGFKANGDTLGFDLPVMGLTADKAKALLEKK, encoded by the coding sequence ATGAAGAAGATTGCGTTGTCTCTGTTGTTGTTATCCACCGCTTCGTCCTCGTTACGAAGTGCTGAAGTTTTCGAAGCTGCCCTCGGGCGTGAAAAGGAATTGCCTGGAGGCAAGGAGGCGGATGGCATCCGTGGAGACTTCGTTTTGAGGAATGACAAGATTGAGGCGGTGATTTCTCACAATGCGCCCAATCGTCGTGCAAACATGAGCACCTTTTATGGGGAGAAAGGCATGTCCCCGGGTTGCCTTTATGATGTGACCCTGCGTGGTGCCCAGAACGACCAACTCGTGGCCTACTGTCCTGCGGGCTATGGCCCCGTATCCTACGTGCGGATGATGGAGGGAACCCCGGCGGGTGAAGCGGCTGTGGAGGCTGTCACCTCTGCGGGTATCAACGAGGGGATCTATCGGCGTAACGAATATCGCGTCAAAGATGGTTTCCAGGGAGTGTTCATCACCACGACCCTGCGCAATGAAACCGATCAACCACAGAAGGTTTCCACCAAGGCAGAGATGACACGCTTCAACAGCAAGGGCGAGACCGTGGAGGGCATCTTTTGGGTGGATGCGGTCAATCCCGCGCATCGTTGCGGTTATGCCATTTCTGCGCTTGAGACAAAAGGCACGGACAAGTGGGGCGGAGACATCGAGATTGCCCCAGGAAAGGAAGTGACGGCCACACGCTTCTTTGCCGTGGGAACCTCACCCGCGCAGGCTGTGGGAGAAGCGCTGGAGGCGAAAGGCACCAAAGTCGGGCTTGTGAAGGGCGAGGTGAAATCCGGCCAAGCTCCAGTCACCTCAGTAACCGTGGGGGTGCCCTTTTCAAAAGAGCCTGTGCCGGGGTATCCAGATGACGAAGGGCGCTATAGCTTCAAACTGCCCCTACGCTCCATGGCCCTCAAGGTGACGGATCTCGGCCGCGATGATGCGAGCGTGAATGTGGTGGTCGCAGAAGGTGAAACCCAAGCTCCTAGCCTGAGCTTGCCACCGGCGGCTCGTCTCCGGTTCAAAATCACCGATGAAGCTGGGCAGCCCATCCCCTGCAAGGCTCACTTTGCCGGACTGGAAGGCACCCCGAATCCAGACCTCGGGCCCAAGGAGCGCGCGGCAGGTTGTGTGGATCAGTATCATAGCAAGAACGGGGATTTTGTCGTGCAGCTCAACCCCGGCAAATATCGAGTCGTCGTCGTTCGTGGTCCTGAATACGGGCATCTGACTCAGGAGATCACGATTGAGTCTAACCAGGAATCCGTTTTTAAAGGTGTGCTCAAGCGGCTGGTGGATACCCGGGGCTGGATCAGCAGTGACTTCCACAATCATAGCACTCCCAGCGGTGACAACGTCTGTGATACCGATGGCCGCCTGATCAACCTGGCGGTGGAGAACATCGAGTTTGCGCCGACCACCGAGCATAACCGCTTTTATGACTGGGAGCCGTGGATTCGCGAATTGGGTCTAACTCCGTTTGTGAAAACCGTCAAAGGCGTGGAACTGACTGGAAGCCGCCAGCACATCAATGCCTTCCCCTTTGAGCCGGTGGCGTATGCCCAGGATGGCGGCGCTCCCGTCTGGAATGACGACCCGCGCATCACAGCCCTGACCTTGCGTCGCTGGCAGGGCGAGAGAGCGGATCGCTGGATTCAGTTTAACCATCCCGATCTCTCCAACATGTTCGTGGACCGGGATGGCGATGGGCTGGCCGATGGCGGCTTCGTCGGGGTCGGGGAGATGATCGATGGCACGGAATCTCAGAATGGTCCTGGCACCGACATCTTGGCGGAGGCACCTTACAAGATCACACGCAAGGCAGGTTCTTTGGCGGCAAAGGCTTCGTTGGTGCGTGAGTTTGTTTGGCGACAGCTCTTGAATCAGGGCAAACGCCTCGTGGCGGTGGGCGTGGCTGATGCGCATGCAGTTTATGGCAATGGCGTCGGCTCCTGGCGCATTTATCTCCCGAGCAGCACGGATGACCCGGCCAAGATTGATTGGGCGGAACTGGCTCCCCGGGCCAAGGCGGGAAACATCGTTCTCTCCACCGGGCCTTTCCTCGAAGTCAGCACCCCGGACGGCAAGATCGCAGGTGACGACGTGCGGGCCACGGGTGGCATCGATCTCAAAGTCCGTGTGCAATGCACCGACTGGCTGGACATCAATCGTGTGCAGGTGCTGGTGAATAGCCGCCCCGACCCGAAACTGAATTTCACCCGCGAAAGCCATCCCCAGATGTTCCAGGACGGAGTGGTGAAATTTGACCAGACGATCCATGTGCCACTCCAAGAGGATGCACATCTCATCGTCGTGGCCATGCACGAGACCCTGGGCATGGAGACCTGCTTTGGCACCAGCAGCTATGCCACCATGAGGCCCTGTGCTTACAACAACCCGATCTACGTGGATGTGGATGGGGGAGGTTTTAAAGCGAATGGCGACACCCTCGGCTTTGATCTGCCCGTCATGGGCCTGACCGCCGATAAGGCCAAAGCACTGCTGGAGAAGAAGTGA
- a CDS encoding YdeI/OmpD-associated family protein, with translation MDCRPSRTQDPNEWIATCPEGSRAVCEELRDLFFRWEPDLQESINSNMLCFNRHKRVVGLSGLKSHAQITFYRGGDLPDPGRLFNHGLENATIRSIDLPQGLEGLNQRALKALLHAAVELDAQPSLPKPPRPPREEWPMPSVLEEALQKNKAAAAFFEQLKPTYQREYKVWVSTAKQPETIAKRLNETIRALAAGKKWAQRKEAC, from the coding sequence ATGGACTGCCGCCCCTCACGCACTCAAGATCCCAATGAATGGATCGCCACCTGCCCGGAAGGTTCCCGAGCCGTCTGTGAAGAACTGAGAGACCTGTTCTTCCGTTGGGAGCCCGATCTCCAAGAGTCCATCAACTCCAACATGCTCTGCTTCAACCGCCACAAGCGGGTGGTCGGTCTCAGTGGCCTGAAGAGCCATGCCCAGATCACCTTTTACCGTGGCGGGGACCTGCCTGACCCTGGGCGACTTTTCAATCATGGCCTGGAGAACGCCACCATCCGCAGCATCGATCTGCCCCAAGGTCTGGAGGGCCTCAATCAGCGTGCTCTCAAAGCCCTGCTCCATGCTGCCGTCGAGCTAGACGCTCAGCCCAGTCTGCCGAAACCACCGCGCCCTCCACGCGAGGAATGGCCCATGCCGAGCGTGCTCGAAGAGGCGCTCCAAAAGAACAAAGCGGCCGCCGCTTTCTTTGAGCAACTGAAGCCCACCTACCAACGCGAATACAAGGTCTGGGTCAGCACGGCCAAACAACCCGAGACCATCGCCAAACGTCTGAACGAAACGATCCGTGCTCTCGCCGCCGGAAAGAAATGGGCTCAAAGGAAAGAAGCTTGCTAA
- a CDS encoding POT family MFS transporter yields the protein MAYRTAPLATSMMPPGIPYIISNEAAERFSFYGMRAVLYLFMTTALVNHEGAPDLMSEAQAKEWTHAFIAGVYFTPLLGALIADLWLGKYRTIISLSLFYCLGHLVLALDHTRTGLMLGLSLIALGAGGIKPCVSAHVGDQFGQSNSHLLPRIFNWFYLSINLGAVVSQLLTPWLLDSVGPHWAFGVPGILMFLATLLFWMGRNQFAHIPAEPRQFLHELLQPTFLRSLAGLIPLYILIAAFWCIFDQAASAWVAQAQQMDRHVFGWELNPAQLQAVNPFFILILIPFFTLTVYPRIQRLTAVTPLRRIGMGFLFTLATVGVSIWIEKQIAAGHQPSIGWQVLAYLFITSAEILISITALEFSYTQSPPRLKSFVMSLELLSVALGNFFTSRVNAYIESAGAATNLSGANYYLFFFKVTAVTTVLFFIVARFYRGQTYLQQEKAAA from the coding sequence ATGGCCTATCGCACCGCTCCCCTCGCTACCTCGATGATGCCGCCAGGCATCCCCTACATCATCAGCAATGAAGCGGCCGAGCGATTCAGTTTCTACGGCATGCGTGCCGTGCTGTATCTGTTCATGACCACCGCCTTGGTGAACCATGAGGGCGCTCCCGATCTCATGTCGGAAGCGCAAGCCAAAGAATGGACGCACGCTTTCATCGCCGGTGTGTACTTCACGCCTTTGCTCGGTGCCTTGATCGCCGATCTTTGGTTAGGCAAATATCGCACCATCATCAGCCTCTCGTTGTTTTACTGCCTGGGTCACCTCGTCCTGGCACTCGATCATACACGCACGGGTCTCATGCTCGGTCTCAGCCTCATTGCGTTGGGCGCTGGTGGCATCAAACCCTGTGTCTCAGCGCATGTGGGAGATCAGTTTGGGCAAAGCAACAGCCACCTGCTACCGCGCATCTTCAATTGGTTTTACCTCTCCATCAATCTGGGAGCCGTCGTTTCTCAACTGCTCACGCCCTGGTTGCTCGACAGCGTCGGCCCGCATTGGGCCTTTGGCGTGCCGGGCATTCTGATGTTCTTAGCCACCCTGCTCTTCTGGATGGGACGAAACCAATTTGCCCACATCCCGGCCGAACCTCGTCAGTTTCTCCATGAGCTTCTTCAACCCACGTTTCTGCGCAGCTTGGCAGGCCTCATTCCTCTTTACATCTTGATCGCAGCCTTCTGGTGCATCTTCGATCAGGCCGCCTCGGCCTGGGTGGCTCAGGCTCAACAGATGGATCGGCACGTTTTCGGATGGGAATTGAACCCCGCTCAGCTCCAGGCGGTAAATCCTTTCTTCATTCTCATCCTGATCCCGTTCTTCACGTTGACTGTTTATCCACGCATTCAACGACTGACCGCCGTCACTCCCTTGCGCCGTATCGGCATGGGATTCCTCTTCACCCTGGCGACGGTGGGCGTTTCTATTTGGATCGAAAAGCAAATCGCCGCAGGACATCAGCCCTCCATTGGCTGGCAAGTCCTGGCCTATCTTTTCATCACGAGTGCCGAGATCCTGATCTCCATCACGGCGTTGGAATTCAGCTACACGCAATCCCCACCTCGCCTGAAGTCCTTCGTGATGTCTCTGGAGTTGCTCTCCGTAGCGCTCGGCAATTTTTTCACCTCTCGCGTCAATGCCTACATTGAAAGCGCCGGAGCCGCCACCAACCTCAGCGGGGCGAACTACTATCTGTTCTTTTTCAAAGTCACCGCCGTCACAACCGTCCTGTTTTTCATCGTCGCGCGTTTTTACCGCGGGCAGACTTATTTGCAGCAGGAAAAGGCCGCTGCATAA
- a CDS encoding choice-of-anchor A family protein, with amino-acid sequence MEPPLWSSLLSRVAIATFLLGAGLAAQAQTLDFQNYNAIIFNNLNTTSDVEGRTFVGNDFTGSNSSNLGIHLKSTISPTDRTFVVGNNLVGGNPINLQRGSLYIDGSTSGRIINYNGGGSTVVDHTIDAQLASIRDYAIGQSILLHDLAADSTVTLPGSQPSPTKFYATAGADGLAVFNVSAADVFSNSKGQQFELIPDAATTNIVINVSGTSVNWTNGNMVGLFNDNYWQGHILWNFYEATSINFNAHNFNGGILAPYASITTSSNIDGLVVANNLTTTAEVHLPDSNSLNAYAYEGYAAPIPEPGSAIFIVAAAGLVLITRNRRLFV; translated from the coding sequence ATGGAACCCCCCCTTTGGTCTTCTCTCCTCAGCCGTGTGGCGATCGCCACCTTTCTGCTCGGGGCTGGCTTAGCCGCTCAGGCGCAAACTCTGGATTTCCAGAACTACAACGCTATCATCTTTAACAACCTCAACACCACCTCCGATGTCGAGGGGCGCACCTTTGTTGGGAATGACTTCACGGGCAGTAACTCCTCCAATCTGGGGATCCACCTGAAGAGCACGATCAGCCCAACGGATCGCACCTTTGTAGTGGGCAACAATCTGGTCGGCGGAAACCCGATCAATCTCCAACGGGGTAGCCTTTACATCGACGGCAGCACCAGCGGACGAATCATCAATTACAATGGCGGTGGTTCCACCGTGGTGGATCACACGATTGACGCACAACTCGCCTCCATCCGCGATTACGCCATCGGTCAATCCATTTTGCTGCACGACTTGGCCGCAGATAGCACGGTTACCCTCCCTGGTAGCCAACCTTCTCCGACCAAGTTCTACGCGACGGCAGGTGCTGATGGGCTTGCAGTTTTTAATGTTAGCGCTGCCGATGTTTTCTCGAATTCAAAGGGCCAGCAGTTTGAACTGATTCCAGATGCGGCGACGACGAACATCGTCATCAACGTCAGCGGCACATCGGTGAACTGGACCAACGGTAACATGGTAGGCCTGTTCAACGACAACTACTGGCAGGGCCACATCCTGTGGAACTTCTACGAAGCGACCTCGATCAATTTCAACGCCCACAACTTCAACGGCGGCATTCTGGCACCGTATGCGTCGATCACCACGTCATCCAACATTGATGGCCTCGTCGTGGCTAATAACCTGACCACCACGGCGGAGGTGCATCTGCCGGATAGCAACAGCCTCAACGCTTACGCTTATGAAGGTTACGCGGCTCCGATTCCAGAACCCGGCAGCGCCATCTTCATCGTTGCGGCAGCGGGCCTGGTGTTGATCACCCGCAATCGCCGTTTGTTCGTCTAA
- the secD gene encoding protein translocase subunit SecD, producing MAAISTFLVGAAILLLLLFYVGTVVHDRKRLYGTVLIFLATGFAIWTVDSMGIKKGIDLQGGSEFVVQLQPGKADDGTVKPVNPSAVQQAISILEKRLNPEGTKDMTLQPQGDDRILIQMPGVEEKEFADVRQKIQQVAHLEFRIVHQQSAAKLAEIQANGGVKEPGWEELKYKVEKDAQGNELPSRGGELVRNRADMEGKYVKEAFPTFDAEGWKVVLNLDSTGSKLFDEVAAVNRGRQMAIIVDKEIISAPVLQTDHFGGTAVISGSFKEQEARTLASLLENPLENPMIILSESAVSAAYGESSVNQGMWVGVGGLAFTTLFMVFVYRMAGLIAIVGLVINLSILFGGMALFGFTLTMPGIAGIVLTIGMAVDANVLIYERLREEREAGKTLSGALESAYDKAFSAIADSNITTLISAIILFAIAGGLVKGFAITLMIGLLSSMVGALIVTRVIFMWVIDKNILTNLKTTKLIPDAVFDILSKAKGFIIASLIITAISFGTLGVKGKNSLGIDFRGGALTHVELKEGQAITDGELETTLKDLKLPSGEGIGTYYLQRKGNATGGEVVAIRSEFDAGPVIEAAVKAKFGDKISGTEGSRVGAVIGDEAAKVSLIALGIALIAIFIYLMVRFEFAFAVGAIVALFHDVLMVPGLCVLFGQELSLIHVGAMLTVAGYSINDTIVVFDRIRENIQKGVSGSTRDLMNEAICKTLSRTLLTGPTALAPMVALLFLGNPAMLEFAVPITIGVLLGTYSSIFIASPLVLWYAKKTGTSLKRQVLDAQLEAQKAQAAIAAAKAAQA from the coding sequence ATGGCCGCCATCTCAACCTTCCTCGTCGGAGCTGCGATTCTCTTGCTGCTCCTGTTTTACGTCGGCACGGTCGTTCACGATCGCAAGCGCCTCTACGGCACTGTCCTCATCTTCCTGGCGACAGGCTTTGCCATCTGGACCGTCGATAGCATGGGCATTAAGAAAGGGATCGACCTTCAGGGCGGCAGTGAGTTCGTCGTCCAACTTCAGCCTGGTAAAGCCGACGATGGCACGGTGAAGCCCGTGAATCCAAGCGCGGTGCAGCAGGCCATCAGCATCCTGGAAAAGCGTCTCAACCCTGAAGGCACCAAGGACATGACTCTGCAACCCCAGGGAGATGACCGCATCCTGATCCAGATGCCTGGTGTGGAGGAGAAGGAGTTTGCCGACGTTCGTCAGAAGATTCAGCAGGTGGCTCACCTGGAATTCCGCATCGTTCATCAGCAGAGCGCTGCCAAGCTGGCTGAAATCCAAGCCAACGGCGGGGTTAAAGAGCCGGGCTGGGAAGAACTGAAATACAAGGTGGAAAAAGACGCTCAGGGCAATGAGCTGCCGAGCCGTGGCGGTGAACTCGTCCGTAACCGCGCTGACATGGAAGGTAAGTATGTCAAAGAAGCCTTCCCAACTTTCGATGCTGAAGGCTGGAAAGTGGTACTGAACCTCGATAGCACGGGCTCGAAACTCTTCGATGAAGTCGCCGCCGTGAATCGTGGTCGCCAGATGGCCATCATTGTGGATAAGGAGATCATCTCGGCCCCCGTGCTGCAGACGGACCATTTCGGCGGAACCGCCGTTATCAGTGGTAGCTTTAAGGAACAGGAAGCCCGCACGCTGGCGAGCCTTCTGGAGAACCCGCTGGAAAACCCGATGATCATCCTCTCTGAGAGTGCGGTTTCTGCTGCTTACGGTGAATCCTCCGTTAATCAGGGCATGTGGGTCGGTGTCGGTGGTTTGGCTTTCACCACTCTGTTCATGGTTTTCGTTTACCGCATGGCAGGCCTCATTGCCATCGTCGGTTTGGTGATCAACCTTTCCATCCTCTTCGGTGGTATGGCCCTCTTTGGGTTCACGCTTACCATGCCGGGTATCGCCGGTATCGTGCTGACCATCGGTATGGCGGTGGATGCCAACGTGCTGATCTACGAGCGTCTGCGTGAAGAACGTGAGGCGGGTAAGACCCTGTCTGGCGCTCTGGAGTCCGCCTACGATAAGGCCTTCTCCGCCATTGCCGACTCCAACATCACGACGCTGATCTCTGCGATCATCCTTTTCGCCATTGCTGGCGGCTTGGTCAAAGGCTTCGCCATCACCCTGATGATCGGTTTGCTGTCCTCCATGGTCGGTGCGTTGATCGTGACCCGCGTCATCTTTATGTGGGTGATCGATAAGAACATCCTCACCAATCTCAAGACCACCAAGCTGATTCCTGACGCGGTGTTCGACATCTTGTCCAAGGCGAAGGGGTTCATCATCGCCTCCCTCATTATCACAGCCATCTCCTTTGGCACCCTGGGTGTGAAGGGCAAAAACAGCCTCGGTATCGACTTCCGCGGTGGTGCTCTCACCCACGTGGAATTGAAAGAAGGGCAGGCCATCACGGATGGCGAGCTGGAGACCACTCTCAAAGACCTGAAGCTGCCAAGCGGCGAAGGTATCGGCACCTATTACCTTCAGCGTAAGGGCAATGCCACCGGGGGCGAAGTCGTCGCGATCCGCAGTGAATTCGACGCAGGTCCAGTGATCGAAGCTGCCGTGAAAGCCAAATTCGGCGACAAGATCTCGGGCACCGAAGGTAGTCGTGTTGGTGCTGTGATCGGAGACGAAGCCGCTAAGGTTTCCCTCATCGCTCTGGGCATCGCTCTGATCGCCATCTTCATCTATTTGATGGTCCGTTTCGAGTTCGCCTTCGCGGTGGGTGCCATTGTGGCCCTCTTCCACGACGTTCTCATGGTGCCTGGTCTGTGCGTTCTGTTTGGACAAGAACTCAGCCTCATCCACGTCGGTGCCATGCTGACGGTGGCTGGTTACTCGATCAACGACACCATCGTGGTCTTTGACCGTATCCGCGAAAACATTCAGAAGGGAGTCAGCGGCAGCACTCGCGACCTCATGAACGAAGCGATCTGCAAGACCCTGAGCCGAACCTTGCTCACCGGTCCGACCGCTCTGGCCCCAATGGTGGCCCTTCTGTTCCTGGGTAACCCAGCCATGCTCGAATTCGCCGTGCCGATCACCATCGGTGTGCTTCTCGGCACCTATTCCTCCATCTTCATCGCCAGCCCGCTGGTGCTGTGGTATGCGAAGAAAACGGGCACCAGCCTCAAGCGTCAGGTGTTGGATGCGCAGCTCGAAGCCCAGAAAGCTCAGGCCGCGATTGCTGCTGCCAAGGCTGCTCAGGCTTAA
- the yajC gene encoding preprotein translocase subunit YajC codes for MISTFSTFFAQAGGASSQGGLFGSPLVFMALMFVMMYFVLIRPQRQRQKEQEKMISSVKVGDHIIMNGGEHGIITSVKEKTIMVKLADNVKVEYERSAIASVSKKSDIVEATTA; via the coding sequence ATGATCTCGACTTTCTCCACGTTCTTCGCCCAGGCCGGCGGTGCTTCCTCACAGGGTGGCTTGTTTGGCAGCCCTCTGGTCTTCATGGCGCTCATGTTCGTCATGATGTATTTCGTGCTGATCCGCCCTCAACGTCAGCGCCAGAAGGAGCAGGAAAAAATGATCAGTAGCGTGAAGGTGGGTGACCATATCATCATGAACGGTGGCGAGCATGGCATCATCACCAGCGTGAAAGAGAAAACCATCATGGTGAAGCTGGCCGATAACGTGAAGGTCGAATATGAGCGCAGCGCCATCGCTTCTGTCTCGAAGAAGTCTGATATTGTCGAAGCGACCACCGCTTGA
- the tgt gene encoding tRNA guanosine(34) transglycosylase Tgt — MFELLATDPSSSARRGRLTTPHGVIETPIFMPVGTQATVKAVHPQELRSLDAQIILGNTYHLWVRPGTEIIGAAGGLHKFMNWDRPILTDSGGFQVFSLAKLRKLKEEGCYFNNHVDGTPMFLGPETAMEIQATLGSDIAMLFDECTPWPCKHEDARSSMELTLRWARRCRDWIDKHQPQTGGGAQLHFGIVQGSTFEDLRQRCAREMVAMGFSGYAIGGLSVGEPEEDMMRIAEWTCPLLPQNQARYAMGLGTPPQIVELIARGIDMFDCVLPTRLARNGTAYTHDGPMNLRNNKFAKDFRPLSEDTHPLCQGFSRAYIRHLINTQEVLGLRLISLHNLHFYLSLASRARLAIEQGCFAEFRAEVVARYQNRPETSDT, encoded by the coding sequence ATGTTCGAGCTCCTGGCCACCGATCCTTCCTCATCCGCCCGTCGTGGTCGGTTGACGACGCCGCATGGCGTGATCGAGACGCCCATTTTCATGCCAGTGGGCACGCAGGCCACGGTGAAAGCGGTGCATCCTCAGGAGCTGCGCTCGCTAGATGCTCAGATCATTCTGGGGAACACCTATCACCTGTGGGTTCGCCCAGGCACCGAAATCATTGGTGCGGCGGGTGGTCTGCACAAGTTCATGAATTGGGATCGCCCGATCCTGACGGATAGCGGTGGTTTCCAGGTGTTTTCCCTGGCCAAGCTAAGGAAGCTCAAGGAAGAAGGCTGTTACTTCAATAACCACGTCGATGGCACCCCGATGTTCCTGGGCCCAGAGACGGCGATGGAAATCCAGGCGACACTCGGCAGCGACATCGCCATGCTGTTTGACGAATGCACACCCTGGCCCTGCAAGCATGAGGATGCCCGCAGCAGCATGGAGCTAACCCTGCGCTGGGCACGACGTTGCCGGGACTGGATCGACAAACATCAACCACAGACGGGTGGCGGTGCTCAATTGCATTTTGGGATCGTCCAGGGCAGCACCTTCGAGGATCTCCGCCAGCGTTGCGCTCGGGAGATGGTGGCCATGGGCTTCAGTGGCTATGCCATTGGTGGATTGAGCGTTGGTGAGCCGGAAGAGGACATGATGCGCATTGCTGAGTGGACCTGCCCGCTGCTGCCGCAGAATCAGGCGCGGTATGCCATGGGGCTGGGCACTCCTCCCCAGATCGTCGAATTGATCGCCCGTGGCATTGACATGTTTGACTGCGTCTTGCCCACCCGTTTGGCGCGCAATGGCACCGCCTACACCCACGATGGGCCGATGAATCTGCGAAACAATAAATTCGCGAAAGATTTCCGCCCGCTCTCCGAGGACACCCATCCCCTGTGTCAGGGCTTTTCACGGGCCTACATCCGTCATCTAATCAATACCCAGGAGGTGCTGGGTTTGAGGTTGATTTCCCTGCACAATCTGCATTTCTACCTGTCCCTCGCGTCTAGGGCTCGTTTAGCAATCGAACAAGGTTGCTTTGCGGAGTTCCGCGCCGAGGTCGTCGCTCGTTACCAAAACCGTCCCGAAACCTCCGATACATGA